One Polypterus senegalus isolate Bchr_013 unplaced genomic scaffold, ASM1683550v1 scaffold_2818, whole genome shotgun sequence DNA window includes the following coding sequences:
- the dazap2 gene encoding DAZ-associated protein 2, which produces MQVPQAPPYTDAPPSYSEIYQPRFMHAPQVPGAMPQMSSTYPGTQMYMPLAQSVPVAQVGPSVPMAYYPVGPLYHPGSTVLVEGAYDAGARFGTGSNMSVPPPPPGVLPSAAQLAAMQGANVVMTQRKGNFFMGGSSGGYTIW; this is translated from the exons ATGCAGGTGCCTCAGGCACCCCCCTACACTGATGCACCTCCATCTTACTCTGag atcTACCAGCCAAGATTCATGCATGCACCACAGGTTCCAGGGGCAATGCCTCAAATGTCTTCTACCTACCCAGGCACTCAGATGTACATGCCTTTGGCACAGTCGGTGCCAGTGGCTCAGGTTGGCCCTAGTGTGCCTATGGCTTACTATCCAGTGGGGCCACTTTACCACCCAGGTTCCACCGTTCTGGTTGAAGGAGCTTATGATGCTGGAGCCCGATTTGGAACTGGCAGCAACATGAGTGTCCCA cctccACCACCCGGAGTCCTCCCCAGTGCAGCCCAACTTGCTGCCATGCAGGGTGCCAATGTGGTGATGACACAGAGGAAGGGCAATTTCTTCATGGGTGGCTCCAGCGGTGGTTATACCATCTGGTAA